The Rhodocytophaga rosea genome has a segment encoding these proteins:
- a CDS encoding zinc-binding alcohol dehydrogenase family protein → MKALFLVEPGKTEIRHVDPVPPAPDQVLLRVGMVGFCGGDLNGFRGLFELQEYPNILGHEVGATIEKVGENVPPQFKPGMLVTLYPYLNCGKCISCRKGRPNACQDNKTMGVRRPGAMTNYVTVPWQNLFSSEKLSLRELALVEPLTVGFHAVSRGRVTDKDRVAVIGCGIVGIGALAGSVNRGAEVIAIDIDDSKMKIARKVGAAHTINTSKVDLHQSLLDITDGDGPDVIIEAVGSPVTYRAAVEEVAYTGRVVCIGYAKKPVEFNTGVFVRKEIEILGSRNCLGEFSDVISYLESGKFPVDDVVSKVVSLDDAGMALAEWSANPGPITKIMVDLTK, encoded by the coding sequence ATGAAAGCATTGTTTTTAGTTGAACCCGGAAAAACTGAAATCCGGCATGTAGACCCTGTCCCTCCTGCTCCAGATCAGGTATTGCTGCGGGTGGGAATGGTAGGGTTCTGCGGTGGTGATTTAAATGGATTCAGGGGTTTATTTGAACTACAGGAATATCCCAATATACTTGGTCATGAAGTGGGAGCGACTATTGAGAAAGTAGGCGAAAACGTACCCCCACAATTCAAGCCTGGTATGCTGGTTACGCTATATCCCTATTTGAATTGCGGCAAATGTATATCCTGCCGGAAAGGAAGGCCCAATGCCTGCCAGGATAACAAAACCATGGGCGTACGACGTCCTGGTGCCATGACAAACTATGTGACAGTTCCCTGGCAAAATTTGTTCTCTTCTGAAAAATTATCACTTCGTGAACTGGCTTTAGTAGAACCACTTACTGTTGGCTTTCATGCTGTTTCCAGGGGGCGCGTTACAGATAAAGACCGGGTGGCCGTAATTGGATGTGGCATCGTAGGGATAGGAGCGCTGGCAGGATCTGTTAACCGGGGAGCCGAGGTGATTGCCATTGATATTGATGATTCAAAAATGAAAATTGCCAGAAAAGTAGGAGCGGCTCATACCATTAATACTTCCAAAGTAGATTTGCATCAGTCTCTGCTTGACATTACAGATGGCGATGGTCCGGATGTGATTATTGAGGCGGTGGGAAGTCCGGTTACGTATAGGGCGGCAGTAGAAGAGGTAGCTTACACCGGAAGAGTCGTTTGTATTGGCTATGCAAAAAAACCGGTAGAATTTAATACTGGCGTTTTTGTCCGGAAAGAAATTGAAATTCTGGGTTCCCGTAATTGCCTGGGAGAATTTTCTGATGTAATCAGCTATCTGGAATCAGGCAAATTCCCCGTAGATGATGTCGTCAGTAAAGTGGTTTCTCTGGATGATGCCGGTATGGCACTGGCAGAATGGTCGGCGAATCCCGGCCCCATCACTAAAATCATGGTTGACCTTACTAAATAA
- a CDS encoding winged helix DNA-binding domain-containing protein, translated as MVEWFGAMQGQEYTQTKWGLGLRLPQHTDNDIESELNEGKILRTHLLRPTWHFVSSNDIYWLLKLTAPRVHTSNAYMYRQMELSDKVFNQCNDILITTLEGAKHLTREAINEEFKKHKIIAKGHRLSYIMMNAELEGIVCSGARQGNQFTYTLLEERVKHKNSLDKDEALAQLSIRYFNSRNPATVKDFATWSGLTIGDCKKGIGMIKKSLHKEIIAQQEYFLNPDTSLPDKQLGKIHFLPIYDEFIMGYKDRNAIMTLKNNASFRYDSMVVYEGQVIGTWKRTITKNSIDIEYDFFKPLNSLQCKVWDESLNQMSCFFNLKVNRP; from the coding sequence ATGGTAGAATGGTTTGGCGCTATGCAAGGACAGGAATATACACAAACAAAATGGGGGCTTGGCTTACGTTTACCTCAACACACTGACAACGATATTGAAAGCGAACTCAACGAAGGAAAAATTCTGCGAACACATCTGCTCCGGCCTACCTGGCATTTTGTATCTTCAAACGACATTTACTGGCTACTAAAATTAACTGCTCCCAGAGTGCATACATCCAATGCTTATATGTACCGGCAAATGGAGTTAAGCGACAAAGTTTTTAATCAGTGTAATGATATCTTGATTACAACTTTAGAAGGGGCAAAGCATCTTACCCGGGAGGCTATAAATGAAGAATTTAAAAAACATAAAATTATTGCCAAAGGACACCGTTTGAGTTATATAATGATGAATGCCGAATTAGAAGGCATTGTTTGCAGTGGAGCCAGGCAAGGAAACCAGTTTACTTACACCTTATTAGAGGAAAGGGTTAAGCACAAAAATTCCTTGGATAAGGATGAAGCATTAGCCCAGCTCTCCATTCGCTATTTCAACAGCAGAAATCCTGCAACAGTAAAAGATTTTGCAACCTGGTCGGGATTGACCATAGGCGACTGCAAAAAAGGGATTGGCATGATTAAAAAATCCCTGCATAAAGAAATAATTGCTCAGCAAGAATACTTTTTAAATCCGGATACTTCTTTGCCAGACAAACAATTAGGTAAAATTCATTTTTTGCCAATTTATGACGAATTTATAATGGGTTACAAGGACAGAAATGCAATAATGACTTTGAAAAACAATGCCTCCTTTCGGTATGATAGTATGGTAGTTTATGAGGGGCAGGTAATTGGAACCTGGAAACGGACAATTACAAAAAACTCAATTGATATAGAATATGATTTTTTCAAACCGTTAAACAGTCTTCAGTGCAAAGTATGGGATGAATCCCTGAATCAAATGAGTTGTTTTTTTAACCTGAAAGTAAACAGACCATGA
- a CDS encoding transglutaminase-like domain-containing protein: MKFEIASELAYEIHSPTTLLINIHALRSPGQTIIEETFNIEPYIRIEELTSIHYENRFIRLEVEEGTNLNISYKAIVDASHKIIDQRELEAVPVVALDGNVIPFLFPSRYCQSDKLSTLAYKEFGHISNVYEKVLAIVDWIYENVDYVSGSTNSQTSAYDTITERTGVCRDFAHLGIALCRALTIPARYFTGYSYKLNPPDFHACFEAYIGGQWLIFDATRLAPLNGLVKIANGRDAADASIASIFGRYTSNGITVSCRALDDNFVPFTHENAYHKAIAVNAI, translated from the coding sequence ATGAAATTTGAAATAGCCAGTGAATTAGCCTATGAAATACATTCACCTACTACCTTATTAATAAATATACATGCATTACGCTCACCGGGGCAAACGATCATAGAAGAGACATTTAATATCGAACCCTATATCCGGATAGAGGAACTAACTTCCATCCACTACGAAAACAGGTTTATCCGACTGGAAGTTGAGGAAGGCACCAATCTCAACATTTCTTATAAAGCTATTGTAGATGCGTCGCATAAAATTATTGATCAGCGAGAATTAGAGGCCGTTCCGGTAGTAGCCTTAGACGGTAATGTAATTCCTTTTCTATTCCCTAGCCGCTATTGCCAGTCAGATAAATTAAGTACCTTGGCCTACAAAGAATTTGGCCATATATCAAATGTGTATGAGAAAGTGCTGGCTATTGTAGACTGGATTTATGAAAATGTTGACTATGTAAGTGGCAGTACCAATTCGCAAACTTCTGCCTATGATACCATAACAGAGCGTACAGGTGTTTGCCGGGATTTTGCTCACTTAGGAATAGCTTTATGCCGGGCACTTACGATTCCTGCCCGTTATTTTACAGGCTATAGTTATAAGTTAAATCCGCCTGATTTTCATGCCTGTTTTGAAGCCTATATAGGCGGGCAATGGCTGATATTTGATGCCACCAGGTTAGCTCCTTTGAATGGTCTGGTAAAAATAGCCAATGGGAGGGACGCAGCTGATGCTTCTATTGCCAGTATTTTTGGCAGATATACTTCAAATGGCATTACTGTTTCTTGTAGAGCTTTAGATGATAACTTTGTTCCTTTCACGCATGAGAATGCCTATCACAAAGCCATTGCTGTAAATGCAATCTAG
- a CDS encoding DUF2200 domain-containing protein → MEKHRIFTTSFASVYPHYIHKAEKKGCTKAEVDQIICWLTGYTPQALQQQIDTKTDFETFFAQAPQFNQNASKINGVICGYRIEEIEDKLMQKIRYLDKLVDELAKGKPMAKILRS, encoded by the coding sequence ATGGAAAAGCACAGAATATTTACCACCTCATTTGCAAGTGTCTATCCGCATTATATTCACAAAGCGGAGAAAAAGGGTTGTACAAAGGCAGAGGTAGATCAAATCATTTGTTGGCTCACCGGATATACTCCACAAGCCTTGCAGCAACAAATCGATACTAAAACTGATTTTGAAACCTTTTTCGCACAGGCACCTCAGTTTAATCAGAATGCTTCAAAAATTAACGGGGTAATTTGTGGCTATCGTATAGAAGAAATCGAAGACAAACTCATGCAAAAGATTCGATATTTAGATAAATTGGTTGATGAGCTGGCTAAAGGAAAGCCCATGGCGAAGATTTTAAGAAGTTAG
- a CDS encoding aldo/keto reductase — MEYRRLGKTDMEVSILSFGASPMGNVFDIEEEGEGIKAVDYAIDHGINFFDVSPFYGATLAEERLGKALKNKRKDIFLATKCGRYGLQDFDFSYKRVLESIDESLQRLQTDYVDLYQLHDIEFVTKEQIMNEAIPAIQKVKESGKARYVGITGLPVRYLAGIARETQLDTVLSWAHYNLLENEINDELVPLSKEKGFGLMNAGPLLQRILSDAALPAWHRSPKEVKDTQPVLLSLCKKYGMELSDVAIRYALNHPDIHTTIVGIANMNHVTSNLRAVDVQIPAGLMEEIEKVVAPVRNKMWYEGRPENNIPKK; from the coding sequence ATGGAATACCGCAGATTAGGCAAAACAGATATGGAAGTTTCCATTCTTAGTTTTGGCGCTTCGCCTATGGGAAATGTGTTTGATATAGAAGAAGAAGGAGAAGGTATTAAAGCCGTTGATTATGCTATTGACCACGGAATTAATTTTTTTGATGTATCTCCTTTTTATGGGGCTACTCTTGCAGAAGAACGCCTGGGAAAAGCACTCAAAAATAAGCGTAAAGACATTTTTCTGGCCACTAAATGCGGCCGGTATGGATTACAGGATTTTGATTTTTCCTACAAAAGAGTGCTGGAAAGTATAGATGAATCTCTGCAAAGACTCCAGACAGATTATGTGGATTTATATCAGTTACACGACATAGAATTCGTTACTAAAGAACAGATTATGAATGAAGCAATTCCTGCCATACAGAAAGTGAAGGAAAGCGGAAAAGCTAGATATGTAGGAATTACCGGATTGCCGGTAAGGTACCTGGCCGGTATTGCCAGGGAAACTCAACTGGATACTGTTCTTTCCTGGGCGCACTATAATCTGCTGGAAAATGAGATCAATGATGAACTTGTGCCCTTATCTAAAGAAAAAGGATTCGGACTGATGAATGCAGGGCCATTGCTTCAACGTATACTATCAGATGCCGCTTTACCGGCCTGGCACCGTTCCCCCAAAGAAGTAAAAGATACTCAGCCTGTATTGCTAAGCTTATGCAAAAAATATGGAATGGAATTAAGCGACGTTGCGATCAGGTATGCCCTGAATCATCCGGATATTCATACCACCATCGTAGGCATTGCCAATATGAATCATGTAACCAGTAATCTCAGGGCAGTAGATGTGCAGATACCTGCTGGTTTGATGGAGGAAATTGAAAAAGTAGTAGCACCTGTCCGGAATAAAATGTGGTATGAAGGAAGACCTGAGAATAATATTCCTAAAAAGTAA
- a CDS encoding sugar phosphate isomerase/epimerase family protein, with protein sequence MIQSAVTIALVPQLKTGPWIFWENLEAGISKAAQLGFDGVELFTPAADSIEPSILKTLLEKYSISLAAVGTGAGKVIKGLTLTDPNPDVRKLAITFITDMINFGARFNAPAIIGSMQGNVAAGVERERTFEWLAEGLSALATHAEAKGVPLIYEPLNRYETNLINTLTDGAGFIQRLDTRNIKLLADLFHMNIEEESIPETIRKVGPLIGHVHFADSNRRPVGMGHTSIPEIAEALYQINYTGYVSAEAFPWPNPDEAARQTIRAYKQFFTTASSHTS encoded by the coding sequence ATGATACAATCTGCTGTAACCATTGCTTTGGTTCCTCAACTGAAAACTGGCCCATGGATTTTCTGGGAGAACCTGGAAGCAGGTATTTCTAAAGCGGCTCAATTAGGATTTGATGGAGTGGAGCTTTTTACACCTGCGGCAGATTCTATAGAGCCATCTATATTGAAAACCCTGCTCGAAAAGTATAGTATTTCTCTGGCGGCTGTAGGAACCGGCGCCGGAAAGGTAATAAAAGGGCTCACCCTTACAGATCCCAATCCGGATGTGCGTAAGCTGGCTATAACTTTTATTACAGATATGATTAATTTTGGGGCAAGATTTAACGCACCTGCCATTATTGGTTCTATGCAAGGCAATGTAGCAGCAGGTGTAGAAAGAGAAAGAACTTTTGAATGGCTGGCCGAAGGACTCTCCGCTCTGGCAACCCATGCTGAGGCGAAAGGTGTACCCCTGATCTATGAGCCGCTCAACCGCTATGAAACGAATTTAATTAATACGCTTACAGATGGTGCCGGTTTTATTCAAAGGCTGGATACACGCAATATAAAACTCCTGGCCGATTTGTTTCATATGAATATTGAGGAAGAATCTATTCCAGAAACAATCCGTAAAGTAGGACCACTCATTGGGCATGTTCATTTTGCAGATAGTAATCGTCGGCCAGTTGGAATGGGCCATACCTCTATTCCCGAAATTGCTGAAGCACTTTATCAAATCAACTATACTGGCTATGTATCTGCTGAAGCATTTCCCTGGCCTAATCCTGATGAGGCTGCTCGACAAACAATACGGGCATATAAACAATTCTTCACAACTGCCAGCAGCCATACAAGCTGA
- a CDS encoding L-rhamnose mutarotase, giving the protein MQRFCLALDLKDDPQLIQEYEKWHASGSAWPEVTQHDIDAGIISIEIYRTGNRLFMILEADDAFTFEKKSRMDESNPKIQEWEKLMWNYQLPLPWAKEGEKWVLMKKIFQSGS; this is encoded by the coding sequence ATGCAAAGATTTTGCTTAGCTCTCGATTTAAAAGATGATCCACAACTGATACAGGAATATGAAAAGTGGCATGCCAGCGGAAGCGCCTGGCCGGAAGTAACTCAGCATGATATTGATGCAGGCATTATCAGTATTGAAATTTACCGAACTGGCAATCGGCTCTTTATGATTCTGGAAGCTGATGATGCTTTTACGTTTGAAAAGAAATCACGCATGGATGAGTCAAATCCCAAAATACAGGAATGGGAAAAGCTGATGTGGAACTATCAATTGCCACTGCCCTGGGCAAAAGAAGGGGAGAAATGGGTGTTAATGAAAAAGATATTTCAATCGGGAAGCTAA
- a CDS encoding transposase, translated as MASLLPGKGTCLRGSVQDNRQFMQAVLWKARNVAHWRDLPIQFGIVSAANLHVNDWE; from the coding sequence ATGGCGTCATTGTTACCCGGAAAAGGAACCTGTCTGAGAGGTAGTGTGCAGGATAACCGCCAATTTATGCAGGCTGTGCTGTGGAAAGCTCGTAATGTCGCTCACTGGCGAGACTTGCCGATACAGTTTGGTATCGTGTCGGCAGCTAATCTGCACGTCAACGATTGGGAATAG
- a CDS encoding sugar phosphate isomerase/epimerase family protein — protein sequence MNKIGFNVLAWSAGISDKLLPVTERLKKIGYDGVEFAIDTQSPTVYKRFGEQLQNQGLESTCVFVVGPEENPVSESATVRAKATDRLRQAIDCAHALNATLICGPFHSAFATFTRRAPEEHEYRRSAEVLHKAGEHAAKANIMLLPEALNRFECYLCNTMEQLVALVKQVDHPNVKAMFDTHHANMEEKKFKTAIQTVSPVLKHVHISENDRGTPGDGHILFDEVFATLAAVQYKGWLTIEAFTRSDPDFANAINVWREYSKPWDMAENGLRFIKQMGEKHGL from the coding sequence ATGAACAAAATAGGATTTAATGTATTAGCATGGTCTGCCGGAATATCAGACAAATTATTGCCTGTTACAGAAAGGTTGAAAAAAATCGGATATGATGGGGTTGAGTTTGCAATAGATACACAAAGCCCTACGGTTTACAAACGTTTTGGCGAACAGCTTCAAAATCAGGGTCTGGAAAGTACCTGTGTATTTGTAGTAGGCCCAGAAGAAAACCCAGTAAGTGAATCTGCGACGGTCAGAGCCAAAGCAACCGACCGTCTCCGTCAAGCCATTGACTGTGCTCATGCACTAAATGCTACATTAATTTGTGGGCCATTCCATTCTGCCTTCGCTACATTTACCCGGCGCGCCCCTGAAGAACATGAATACAGGCGGAGTGCTGAAGTTTTGCACAAAGCAGGAGAACATGCTGCAAAAGCCAATATAATGTTACTTCCGGAAGCCCTGAACCGCTTTGAATGCTATTTGTGTAATACTATGGAACAGCTTGTAGCTCTGGTAAAACAGGTGGATCACCCGAATGTAAAAGCCATGTTTGATACGCATCATGCCAATATGGAAGAGAAAAAATTTAAAACAGCTATTCAAACTGTATCTCCAGTGCTCAAACATGTTCATATCAGTGAAAATGACCGGGGTACACCAGGCGATGGACACATTTTATTTGATGAGGTATTTGCTACCCTTGCTGCGGTTCAATACAAAGGCTGGCTCACCATCGAAGCGTTTACCAGAAGTGATCCTGATTTTGCCAATGCCATTAATGTGTGGCGTGAATATTCGAAGCCCTGGGATATGGCAGAAAATGGCCTCAGATTTATCAAGCAAATGGGCGAAAAACATGGATTGTAA
- a CDS encoding peptidase encodes MTYCLGVKVKDGLVAIADTRITSGMDTTVKKKIFVEQKDNHSLFIMTSGLRSIRDKAITYFHDLVEEGETYNKLYKAVNALGEQVRRVSKEDKPSLEKSGFKFNLNTIVGGQLKDDEEHKLYLLYPEGNWVELGHGSPFVIIGNSGFGKPILNRTITNDSSLAHVLKAGFLSFDSTRVSANDVEFPIDVVLYKKDTFHMIEHRYEKKDMLEISELWAKELKAALTQIPEHWMEAALNKLPQ; translated from the coding sequence ATGACATATTGCTTAGGCGTAAAAGTTAAAGACGGGCTGGTAGCGATAGCAGATACTCGCATTACATCTGGTATGGACACTACAGTGAAGAAGAAAATCTTTGTAGAGCAAAAAGATAATCATTCACTTTTTATTATGACCAGTGGATTACGTTCTATCCGTGATAAAGCGATTACCTATTTTCACGATCTGGTGGAGGAAGGAGAGACCTATAATAAATTATATAAAGCTGTAAATGCATTAGGCGAACAAGTAAGAAGGGTAAGTAAGGAAGATAAACCTAGCCTTGAAAAGTCAGGCTTTAAATTTAATCTGAATACCATTGTAGGAGGGCAATTAAAAGATGATGAGGAGCATAAATTGTATCTACTGTATCCGGAAGGCAATTGGGTGGAATTAGGCCATGGTTCGCCTTTTGTAATTATCGGCAATTCAGGTTTCGGCAAGCCTATTCTCAACCGCACCATTACCAATGATTCTTCTCTGGCTCATGTGCTAAAAGCAGGTTTTCTTTCTTTCGATTCTACCAGAGTGAGTGCCAATGATGTAGAATTTCCTATTGATGTAGTGCTTTACAAAAAGGACACCTTCCATATGATTGAACACCGCTATGAAAAGAAGGATATGTTAGAGATTTCTGAGTTATGGGCAAAAGAACTAAAAGCGGCTCTTACACAAATACCCGAACACTGGATGGAGGCTGCGTTGAATAAATTACCCCAATAA
- a CDS encoding TonB-dependent receptor has translation MSGYYTVSAIPTKTYTIVASLVGYKTLQKFDVVITSGNTVNLNFDLEETTSQLSEVEVKASPFVKLEETPNSIQSLGQQEIKSYPGGNNDIAKVVQSLPGVSGSVGFRNDVIIRGGAPNENVYYLDGVEIPNINHFATQGSAGGPVGMLNVSFIDNVTLTTSSFPARYDNPLSGVLQFKQRTGNEERTQGNFRLGASEVAGTLEGPLLKGKRNTTYIISLRRSYLQFLFKLIDLPFLPSYWDYQYKVTHKFDNKNEISLIGLGSIDKFKLNPPKEASLEQLAILDGIPVNSQWSSTIGVTWKRLVKNGYFQMALSGNYLNNEADKFDDNDEGNESKRRFRYRSVEDENKLRLEMNKFKGGWSFSYGGSAIYSRYTNSTFNKLRNEVLDENGNILQPGITIDYNSQISFYKFGAFTQVSRRLFNDQLNLSLGIRSDINTFVDNGLNPLKTLSPRLSASYALTPSININASVGRYYKIPPYTILGYRASDISRTLLNKDNKYIRSDHLVAGLEFLPTSSTRITIEGFYKRYDNYPVSMQDSISLANLGGNFGVLGNEQTASAGLGKTYGIEFFFQQKLTKNFYGVLAYTYYFSKFTGFNRNQYIPSAWDNRHLITFTGGYKFGRNWELGARFRYLGSAPYTPYDIQRSLYNYPVTGGGTLDYGRFNTERLPAFNAMDLRVDKKWNFKKWALDVYLDIQNVYSSTNEGQPGFTLQRNPDNSIATISGQAYDASNPTDAIPVILGSDDGAALPTIGLIVEF, from the coding sequence GTGAGTGGCTATTATACTGTTTCGGCTATCCCTACCAAAACCTATACGATTGTAGCTTCCCTAGTGGGATACAAAACCTTGCAGAAATTCGATGTGGTGATTACTTCAGGAAATACAGTAAACCTCAACTTTGACCTGGAAGAAACCACCAGCCAGCTCTCAGAAGTAGAAGTAAAAGCCAGTCCGTTTGTGAAACTGGAAGAAACGCCCAACTCCATTCAAAGTCTGGGGCAACAGGAAATCAAATCGTATCCTGGCGGAAATAATGACATTGCCAAAGTAGTTCAGTCTTTACCTGGCGTATCCGGTTCTGTTGGTTTCCGTAATGATGTAATCATCCGGGGAGGGGCACCCAATGAGAATGTATACTACCTGGATGGTGTAGAAATTCCCAATATCAATCACTTTGCCACACAAGGCAGTGCCGGCGGACCGGTGGGGATGCTCAACGTATCATTTATTGACAATGTAACGCTCACAACCAGCTCTTTTCCGGCCCGTTACGATAATCCATTGTCTGGCGTATTGCAATTCAAGCAGCGCACTGGAAATGAAGAACGTACCCAGGGCAATTTCCGATTGGGAGCCAGTGAAGTAGCCGGAACACTGGAAGGGCCTTTATTAAAAGGAAAGCGGAACACTACTTACATTATCTCCCTGCGGCGCTCCTACCTGCAATTCCTGTTCAAACTCATTGATCTGCCTTTTCTTCCCTCCTACTGGGATTACCAGTACAAAGTCACTCATAAGTTCGATAACAAAAATGAAATTAGCCTGATTGGCCTCGGCTCCATCGACAAGTTCAAACTCAATCCACCTAAAGAAGCTTCTCTGGAACAACTGGCGATACTGGATGGTATTCCGGTAAATAGCCAGTGGAGCAGTACGATTGGTGTTACCTGGAAACGGCTGGTAAAAAACGGCTATTTTCAGATGGCGCTGAGTGGGAATTATCTCAATAATGAAGCTGACAAATTCGATGACAACGATGAAGGCAATGAATCCAAACGGCGTTTCCGCTACCGGTCGGTAGAAGATGAAAATAAGCTGCGCCTGGAAATGAACAAATTTAAAGGAGGCTGGTCGTTTTCATATGGAGGTTCGGCCATTTACAGCCGGTACACCAATTCCACATTTAATAAACTCCGCAATGAAGTCCTCGATGAGAATGGAAACATCCTACAACCTGGTATTACAATCGATTATAATTCCCAGATCAGTTTTTACAAGTTCGGCGCCTTTACACAAGTTTCCCGCCGCCTGTTCAACGACCAGCTGAATCTTTCTCTGGGCATCCGTTCCGATATAAACACCTTTGTGGATAATGGCCTGAACCCACTGAAAACACTTTCACCCAGGCTTTCTGCTTCCTATGCCCTAACTCCTTCTATAAATATTAATGCATCTGTTGGCAGGTATTATAAAATACCGCCTTATACTATTCTGGGCTACCGGGCATCGGATATTTCCAGAACATTGCTTAATAAGGATAACAAATATATTCGCAGTGATCATCTGGTAGCCGGGCTGGAATTTCTGCCTACTTCCTCCACCCGTATCACCATTGAAGGCTTTTACAAACGCTATGATAATTATCCGGTATCCATGCAGGACAGTATTTCGCTGGCAAATTTAGGCGGAAATTTTGGTGTATTGGGCAATGAACAAACGGCCAGTGCAGGCCTGGGAAAAACCTATGGCATTGAGTTTTTCTTCCAGCAAAAGCTGACTAAGAATTTCTATGGCGTACTGGCTTATACCTATTATTTCAGCAAGTTTACCGGCTTCAACAGAAACCAGTATATTCCCTCTGCCTGGGATAACCGCCACCTGATTACCTTTACCGGCGGATATAAATTTGGCCGCAACTGGGAATTGGGTGCCCGGTTTCGGTATCTGGGTAGTGCTCCCTATACACCTTACGATATTCAACGTTCCTTATATAATTACCCGGTTACCGGTGGAGGAACCCTGGATTATGGCCGCTTTAATACCGAACGTTTGCCTGCCTTTAATGCGATGGATTTGCGGGTAGACAAAAAATGGAATTTTAAAAAATGGGCATTAGATGTATACCTGGATATCCAGAATGTTTACAGCAGTACCAACGAAGGTCAGCCAGGATTTACCCTGCAGCGCAATCCGGATAATTCCATTGCTACCATCAGCGGACAAGCCTATGACGCATCCAATCCTACCGATGCCATTCCGGTTATTCTGGGCAGTGATGATGGTGCCGCTTTGCCTACTATTGGTTTGATTGTGGAGTTCTAG
- a CDS encoding DUF1801 domain-containing protein, whose amino-acid sequence MNIQEQIKEYIATQPESKRADIEALHKRILQVLPKCKLWFLDGKDDRGKTVTNPNIGYGLQTIKYADGKTKEFYQIGISPNTTGISVYIMGIKDKTYLAQTYGKKLGKASVTRYCIKFKTLKDINMGILEAAIRDGVEQTT is encoded by the coding sequence TTGAATATACAAGAACAAATCAAAGAGTATATTGCTACGCAACCTGAATCAAAACGTGCTGACATAGAAGCGTTGCACAAACGCATACTTCAAGTATTGCCAAAATGCAAATTATGGTTCTTAGACGGAAAAGACGATAGAGGTAAAACGGTTACCAATCCTAATATCGGGTATGGACTTCAGACCATAAAATATGCTGATGGGAAGACCAAAGAGTTTTATCAAATTGGCATCAGTCCAAATACAACTGGAATTTCTGTCTATATAATGGGTATTAAGGATAAGACCTACTTAGCCCAAACGTATGGAAAAAAATTAGGCAAGGCAAGTGTAACGAGGTATTGTATAAAGTTCAAAACGCTGAAAGATATAAACATGGGTATACTTGAAGCAGCAATACGAGATGGTGTCGAGCAGACAACATAA